The proteins below come from a single Microtus pennsylvanicus isolate mMicPen1 chromosome 13, mMicPen1.hap1, whole genome shotgun sequence genomic window:
- the Kif12 gene encoding kinesin-like protein KIF12 gives MEERGSPDGDPAWSLEQGPEGPETPIQVVLRVRPMSTAELHRGEQSALHCSGSRTLQVRPPGGGPDMAFRFGAVLDGACTQEDVFRACGVKRLGELALQGFSCTVFTFGQTGSGKTYTLTGPPPQGEGVPVPRSLTGIMQRTFAWLLDRVHQLGFPVTLRASYLEIYNEQVRDLLSLGSTRPLPVRWSKARGFYVEQLRVVEFGSLEALMELLQMGLNRRQSSSHTLNQASSRSHALLTLYVSCPSPQQVPPVDPGEPPVGGKLCFVDLAGSEKVAATGSRGQLMLEANSINRSLLALGHCISLLLDPQRKQNHIPFRDSKLTKLLADSLGGRGVTLMVACVSPSAQCLPETLSTLRYASRAQRVTTRPQGPKQSPGTKPPQQGAAELLQLQEENRHLRSQLDQMRTKAPGIHGARVAWAQRNLYGMLQEFMLENERLRKEMRQLRSSRDLALAEQRVLAQQVHELERHLHSAPALPQQGSAPMCPCSVGPAASCRTLPPFCPCFHLCPLCRVSLAHWACPRRECHVPQQELVPEAPGHISLSARPPPSAPPPSPGSSKPPRERSHSDWTQTQVLAEMLMGEEVVPSAPLMPTGSLNLPPMLTGGSGIPNLTQRPEAVTHQIINSLNLGQSQSQPSEIMQGPSQGLSPR, from the exons ATGGAGGAACGTGGGTCTCCTGATGG AGACCCAGCGTGGAGCCTGGAGCAGGGCCCAGAAGGACCAGAAACCCCCATTCAAGTGGTACTCAG GGTGCGTCCCATGAGCACTGCAGAGCTGCATAGAGGGGAGCAGAGCGCTCTACACTGTTCAGGGAGCCGGACTCTGCAG GTGAGGCCCCCAGGTGGAGGCCCCGACATGGCATTCCGTTTCGGTGCGGTACTGGATGGAGCGTGCACGCAGGAGGACGTGTTCAGAGCATGCGGGGTGAAGCGCCTGGGCGAGCTGGCGCTGCAAGG TTTCTCCTGCACAGTCTTCACTTTTGGCCAGACAGGATCGGGCAAGACTTACACTCTGACAGGACCCCCTCCGCAG GGGGAAGGGGTGCCCGTGCCCCGCAGCCTGACTGGCATTATGCAGAGGACCTTCGCCTGGCTGTTAGATCGCGTGCATCAGCTGGGTTTCCCTGTCACCCTCCGAGCCTCCTATCTGGAGATCTACAATGAGCAG gTTCGGGACTTGCTGAGCCTGGGGTCTACGCGGCCTCTGCCTGTTAGGTGGAGCAAGGCTCGAGGCTTCTATGTGGAGCAGCTTCGGGTGGTGGAGTTTGGCAGTCTGGAGGCCCTAATGGAGCTCCTGCAGATGG GTCTCAACCGCCGTCAGAGCTCCTCACATACCCTGAACCAGGCCTCCAGCAGAAGCCATGCCCTGCTCACTCTGTATGTCAGCTGCCCATCT CCTCAGCAGGTACCCCCTGTGGATCCTGGGGAACCTCCTGTTGGGGGCAAGCTGTGCTTCGTGGACCTGGCAGGCAGTGAGAAGGTGGCAGCAACAGGATCCCGAGGGCAGCTGATGCTCGAGGCCAATAGTATTAACCGCAGTCTATTGGCACTGG GCCACTGCATCTCCCTACTGTTGGacccacagaggaagcagaatcACATTCCCTTCCGAGACAGCAAGCTCACCAAGTTGCTGGCAGACTCACTTGGGGGCCGTGGGGTCACCCTCATG GTTGCCTGCGTGTCTCCGTCAGCCCAGTGCCTTCCTGAGACTCTCAGCACCCTGCGATATGCAAGCCGAGCTCAGAGGGTCACCACCCGGCCACAGGGTCCCAAG CAGTCCCCTGGAACAAAGCCCCCCCAGCAAGGAGCGGCTGAGCTGCTGCAGCTCCAAGAGGAGAATCGTCACTTGCGGTCCCAGCTGGATCAAATGCGGACTAAGG CACCGGGGATCCACGGGGCCCGGGTGGCCTGGGCCCAGCGGAACCTCTATGGCATGCTGCAGGAGTTTATGCTGGAGAATGAGAGGCTTAG gaaggaaatgagaCAGCTGCGGAGCAGTCGGGACCTGGCCCTGGCAGAGCAGCGTGTCCTGGCCCAGCAGGTCCATGAACTGGAGAG GCACCTCCATTCTGCTCCTGCCCTTCCCCAGCAGGGCTCTGCCCCCATGTGCCCCTGCTCCGTGGGTCCAGCTGCCTCCTGCCGT ACACTGCCACCCTTCTGCCCCTGCTTTCACCTCTGTCCTCTGTGCCGAGTGTCCCTGGCCCACTGGGCCTGCCCACGGAGGGAGTGCCATGTGCCACAG CAGGAACTAGTGCCTGAGGCCCCAGGTCACATATCTCTTTCTGCACGGCCCCCTCCCTCAGCACCTCCACCAAGCCCCGGCTCTTCCAAGCCCCCACGAGAGAG GAGCCATAGTGACTGGACACAGACACAAGTCCTGGCAGAGATGCTGATGGGGGAGGAGGTGGTACCCTCTGCACCACTGATGCCCACTGGGTCCTTGAACCTGCCACCCATGCTAACAG GAGGATCTGGGATCCCGAACCTgactcagaggccagaggccgtCACACACCAGATCATCAACTCCCTGAACCTCGGCCAGAGTCAGTCACAGCCCAGTGAGATCATGCAGGGCCCTAGCCAGGGCCTCTCTCCTCGTTAA